Proteins encoded by one window of Arabidopsis thaliana chromosome 2, partial sequence:
- a CDS encoding HXXXD-type acyl-transferase family protein (HXXXD-type acyl-transferase family protein; FUNCTIONS IN: transferase activity, transferring acyl groups other than amino-acyl groups, transferase activity; INVOLVED IN: biological_process unknown; LOCATED IN: cellular_component unknown; EXPRESSED IN: 16 plant structures; EXPRESSED DURING: 7 growth stages; CONTAINS InterPro DOMAIN/s: Transferase (InterPro:IPR003480); BEST Arabidopsis thaliana protein match is: HXXXD-type acyl-transferase family protein (TAIR:AT1G27620.1); Has 2517 Blast hits to 2503 proteins in 143 species: Archae - 0; Bacteria - 2; Metazoa - 0; Fungi - 52; Plants - 2458; Viruses - 0; Other Eukaryotes - 5 (source: NCBI BLink).), producing MGSLVHVKEATVITPSDQTPSSVLSLSALDSQLFLRFTIEYLLVYPPVSDPEYSLSGRLKSALSRALVPYFPFSGRVREKPDGGGGLEVNCRGQGALFLEAVSDILTCLDFQKPPRHVTSWRKLLSLHVIDVLAGAPPLVVQLTWLRDGGAALAVGVNHCVSDGIGSAEFLTLFAELSKDSLSQTELKRKHLWDRQLLMPSPIRDSLSHPEFNRVPDLCGFVNRFNAERLVPTSVVFERQKLNELKKLASRLGEFNSKHTSFEVLSAHVWRSWARSLNLPSNQVLKLLFSVNIRDRVKPSLPSGFYGNAFVVGCAQTTVKDLTEKGLSYATMLVKQAKERVGDEYVRSVVEAVSKERASPDSVGVLILSQWSRLGLEKLDFGLGKPVHVGSVCCDRYCLLLPIPEQNDAVKVMVAVPSSSVDTYENLVTSPNA from the coding sequence atggGATCCTTAGTTCATGTGAAAGAAGCCACAGTTATTACTCCTTCCGACCAAACACCTTCTTCTGTTCTGTCTCTCTCCGCTTTAGATTCTCAGCTTTTCCTCCGATTCACCATTGAATACCTCCTCGTTTACCCACCCGTTTCCGACCCGGAGTATTCTCTCTCCGGTCGTCTCAAATCCGCTCTCTCTCGCGCTCTCGTTCCTTACTTCCCTTTCTCCGGCCGCGTCCGAGAAAAACCCGACGGCGGCGGAGGTCTCGAGGTCAATTGCCGTGGCCAAggtgctctgtttcttgaagCCGTCTCTGACATCCTCACGTGCCTTGACTTTCAGAAACCTCCCCGGCACGTGACTAGCTGGAGAAAGCTTCTTTCGCTCCACGTCATCGATGTCCTCGCTGGTGCTCCACCTCTCGTCGTTCAGCTCACTTGGCTCCGTGACGGTGGTGCTGCTTTAGCCGTCGGTGTTAACCACTGCGTCTCCGATGGAATCGGTAGCGCCGAGTTTCTCACTTTATTCGCCGAGTTATCTAAAGACTCACTGAGTCAAACCGAGTTAAAACGGAAACATCTCTGGGATCGTCAATTGCTTATGCCGTCTCCGATTCGTGACTCGTTGAGTCATCCCGAGTTCAACCGTGTTCCCGATCTATGCGGATTCGTTAACCGATTCAACGCCGAGCGACTCGTTCCTACATCGGTTGTCTTCGAGAGACAGAAACTTAACGAGCTAAAGAAACTCGCGAGTCGACTCGGTGAGTTCAATTCTAAACACACATCGTTCGAGGTACTCTCTGCACATGTATGGCGGAGCTGGGCGAGATCACTGAACTTGCCATCGAATCAGGTCCTTAAGCTTTTGTTTAGCGTCAACATTAGAGACCGAGTCAAACCGAGTCTACCCAGTGGGTTCTACGGGAACGCATTCGTCGTCGGATGTGCTCAAACCACCGTGAAAGACTTGACGGAGAAAGGATTAAGCTACGCGACGATGCTCGTGAAACAAGCGAAGGAGCGAGTCGGTGACGAGTACGTCAGATCGGTGGTGGAAGCTGTGAGCAAGGAGAGAGCGAGTCCTGACTCGGTTGGAGTCTTGATATTGTCGCAATGGTCACGTCTCGGTTTAGAGAAgcttgattttggtttgggtaAACCGGTTCATGTTGGATCGGTCTGTTGCGACCGTTACTGTTTGTTGCTTCCGATTCCTGAACAAAATGACGCCGTTAAAGTAATGGTCGCCGTTCCGTCAAGCTCTGTTGACACGTACGAGAATCTTGTGACGAGTCCTAACGCTTAG